A single window of Lytechinus variegatus isolate NC3 chromosome 8, Lvar_3.0, whole genome shotgun sequence DNA harbors:
- the LOC121420397 gene encoding cystathionine beta-synthase-like: MTTTPQNGGVDNHWVAPDLPSRCTWHLGMEKGKSPHRHDMSESNKIRERTQPNVLKMIGNTPLVRINSITKGTGLKCQILAKAEFFNAGGSVKDRIALKMVEDAEKDGTLKPGYTLIEPTSGNTGIGLALVAAVKGYRCIIVMPEKMSNEKVDVLRALGAEIVRTPTSARFDAPESHISVAQRLNREIPNSVILDQYRNAGNPLAHYDNTATEIWQQCNGKVDMVVCGAGTGGTVTGIGRKLKELNPHIKVVGVDPLGSILAQPEKLNETDVTSYEVEGTGYDFIPTVLDRTVVDMWLKIGDKESFLMSRRLIKEEGLLCGGSSGGSMCGALEAAKSLREGQTCVVVLPDSVRNYMTKFLSDDWMVEKEFIDKHVDNTPQHWWWNQPISMLKLGAPLTVLQTVSCQDAIDIMNKEGYDQLPVVEDSGDVKGVVTLGSLMSQLLANKCKPSTPVADCLYKQFKTVTLETTLGNLSRYLDHDHFVLILQDQRLYSASQTVAQKKMIFGIATRIDLLHHITHNQPKGTVNGS; the protein is encoded by the exons TGAGAGCAATAAGATTCGTGAGAGAACTCAACCCAATGTCTTGAAGATGATCGGAAACACCCCCCTTGTCCGCATCAACAGCATTACAAAGGGGACGGGTCTCAAGTGCCAAATAT TGGCCAAGGCTGAGTTTTTCAATGCCGGTGGTAGTGTCAAGGATAGGATCGCATTGAAGATGGTGGAAGATGCTGAGAAGGACGGAACGTTGAAACCTGGGTATACACTGATTGAACCAACATCAGGAAATACAG GAATTGGTCTTGCTTTGGTAGCAGCCGTCAAGGGCTACCGCTGCATCATCGTCATGCCGGAAAAGATGTCCAACGAGAAAGTTGACGTCCTCCGTGCGCTTGGAGCCGAGATTGTAAGGACACCGACATCCGCGAGGTTCGATGCTCCCGAATCTCACATCAGTGTCGCACAGCGTCTGAACCGGGAGATACCGAATTCTGTGATTCTTGATCAGTACAGGAATGCTGGGAATCCGTTAGCGCACTACGATAATACGGCAACAGAGATTTGGCAACAGTGCAATG GTAAAGTAGACATGGTTGTTTGTGGAGCAGGAACGGGAGGTACAGTGACCGGTATTGGCAGGAAACTCAAGGAACTCAACCCTCACATTAAG GTTGTTGGAGTTGATCCCTTAGGTTCAATCCTTGCCCAACCAGAGAAACTAAACGAGACGGACGTCACCAGCTACGAGGTGGAGGGAACCGGTTATGATTTCATTCCTACTGTCCTTGACCGGACAGTCGTTGATATGTGGCTCAAGATAGGGGACAAAGAATCCTTCTTGATGTCGAGGAGATTGATCAAGGAAGAAGGACTCCTCTGTG gtggtagtagtggtggatCAATGTGTGGTGCATTAGAAGCAGCCAAATCTCTGAGGGAAGGTCAAACCTGTGTTGTGGTTTTACCAGATTCTGTCAGGAATTACAT GACCAAGTTTCTGTCCGATGATTGGATGGTTGAGAAGGAATTCATTGACAAGCATGTTGATAACACACCACAGCATTG GTGGTGGAATCAGCCCATATCAATGTTAAAGCTAGGAGCTCCATTGACCGTCCTCCAAACGGTCAGTTGCCAGGACGCTATTGATATCATGAACAAAGAAGGCTATGACCAGTTACCAGTGGTAGAAGATTCAGG TGATGTGAAGGGAGTGGTCACCCTTGGTAGTCTCATGTCCCAGCTGTTAGCTAATAAATGCAAGCCATCTACACCAGTAGCTGACTGCCTGTATAAACAATTTAAAACA GTAACTTTGGAAACAACCTTGGGCAATTTGTCTCGATATTTGGATCACGATCACTTCGTTCTCATCCTACAGGATCAAAGACTCT ACTCTGCGAGCCAGACTGTGGCACAGAAGAAAATGATCTTCGGGATTGCGACGCGAATCGATCTCCTCCACCACATCACCCACAACCAACCAAAAGGCACTGTAAATGGTTCTTAA